One genomic segment of Candidatus Limnocylindrales bacterium includes these proteins:
- a CDS encoding adenylate/guanylate cyclase domain-containing protein: MKCLQCQFDNPPTMKFCGGCGARLGFFCPQCGAENPPAFKFCGQCGTPLESPEPRKEKVSTEKDPISHLREVKIKNYTPQHLANKILTARSALEGERRQVTVLFADIAGFTALAEKLDPEVVHEIIDHCFEFITAEVHRFEGTINQYTGDGVMALFGAPIAHEDSPRRAVHAALSIQRSIQDFSQELQVQRGFGLQMRIGLNTGIVVVGKIGDDLRMDYTAVGDTTNLAARLQQMARPGGVFISEVTYKLVSSFFETLDLGEVQVKGHTTPVRVFEVIRARRRRTHFAVVAEHGVTPLTGRDLELATLEDRFQQVKGGQGQVVFIAGEAGIGKSRLIFELRQKLVKQGEQVTWLEGRCISFGQSIPFLPLMDQLRENFGIEEGDGEPEVIAKVEQGMRRLKELETHIPYIRYLLSVDPGDSAIRSMDPLTRRKKIFDALRALILRGTSFRPIVLVFEDLHWIDTSTEEYLSFLMDSVAGIPLMLILTYRVGYTPPFGSRSFHTTLTLHNLSEAEVLAIAGHVLGTQQFPEEVRAALMEKTEGVPLFVEEVTKTLLDLGILKRENGSYRMVKGITEVSVPDTIQGIIMARLDRLGEDGKRIVQHASVIGRQFLVRLLERISGLTSQLEGLLSELKALEIIYEQGFLTEPAYVFKHAVIQDVAYNSLLVKRRKELHRAVGYAIEELYQDRLEEHYEELVHHFSQGEVWEKVFHYAIKSGGKAKVIFANREAIHFYTLALEVANRLTLPPSNDRLINLYENRGQVYILLTNYESAVADFEAMLEQTRHLGDRHREGEALCHLAQAHWLRFSEADLGLVQQYAREAQEIAQETGDDLILARGLTSLALVDQARGRLYEGDKKFERSLAIARNKGYKGIMPGNLVWMGAHAQWRGEFRRAIELCQEGERIAQEVHDGFQELAALSFQCLAHAGLAEWDLALECLNEGMKKAKERNNKFIIARLTNSLGWFYSELGDVARAVEYDQMGYELGRTAKVSNAEISSLINLGMDYIRLEQLDRARTLMEETLDRVEREAFGSHRWRWKIRLLVGLGQLWKMKQEPEKALKLLNQGLKLAIDTGSRKYVTEAKGLQGEILLANGQIKESFRELQEALTLAQEMASPTLIWRIARLLGRAYIQRHDTNSASATYQLALNTITTLADQISNRELREVFLTSSEVASIREDFIQLGKQGA; encoded by the coding sequence AGTCCGGAGCCACGGAAAGAGAAGGTTTCTACCGAGAAGGACCCCATTTCTCACCTTCGGGAAGTAAAAATCAAGAATTACACTCCCCAACATCTGGCCAATAAAATCCTTACGGCGCGTTCGGCTCTAGAAGGGGAGCGCCGCCAGGTTACAGTCCTCTTTGCAGACATAGCCGGTTTTACGGCCCTTGCCGAGAAGTTGGATCCTGAGGTTGTTCATGAGATTATAGATCATTGCTTTGAGTTCATCACAGCCGAAGTTCATCGCTTCGAAGGAACGATTAACCAATACACTGGAGACGGCGTCATGGCGTTATTCGGTGCCCCTATTGCCCATGAGGATAGTCCACGTCGAGCAGTACATGCGGCACTGAGCATCCAACGGTCTATCCAGGACTTTTCCCAAGAACTTCAAGTACAGCGTGGATTTGGACTGCAAATGCGGATCGGATTGAACACAGGGATTGTAGTTGTAGGAAAGATTGGGGATGATCTTCGTATGGACTACACGGCGGTGGGGGATACGACGAATCTCGCAGCACGACTCCAGCAGATGGCACGCCCCGGAGGCGTATTTATCAGCGAGGTAACCTACAAGCTGGTCTCGAGCTTTTTCGAAACCTTGGATCTAGGCGAGGTTCAAGTAAAGGGGCATACAACTCCGGTAAGGGTTTTTGAGGTTATTCGGGCGCGAAGGCGGCGGACTCATTTTGCAGTGGTTGCAGAGCACGGAGTGACTCCCCTCACCGGGCGGGATTTGGAGTTGGCAACCCTTGAGGATCGATTCCAGCAGGTAAAAGGAGGACAAGGTCAAGTCGTCTTTATTGCCGGAGAGGCCGGCATCGGTAAATCTCGTCTTATCTTTGAACTTCGCCAAAAACTGGTTAAACAGGGTGAGCAGGTCACATGGCTGGAAGGACGATGTATTTCCTTTGGACAATCCATCCCGTTCCTTCCCCTGATGGATCAGCTTCGAGAGAACTTTGGTATTGAAGAGGGGGATGGTGAACCTGAAGTCATTGCTAAAGTAGAACAGGGCATGCGTCGCCTGAAAGAGCTGGAAACGCATATTCCCTATATTCGATATCTACTTTCGGTAGACCCGGGCGATTCGGCTATCCGGTCTATGGATCCCTTAACGCGCCGGAAGAAAATATTCGATGCCCTGCGGGCCCTCATCCTCCGAGGGACTAGCTTCCGCCCCATCGTCCTGGTTTTCGAAGATCTTCACTGGATCGATACCAGCACCGAAGAATATCTAAGTTTCCTCATGGATTCGGTGGCAGGGATCCCCCTGATGCTCATCCTGACCTATCGGGTTGGATATACCCCACCGTTCGGAAGCCGGAGTTTTCATACCACCTTAACACTTCATAATCTGTCAGAGGCGGAGGTACTGGCCATAGCCGGACATGTCCTTGGGACTCAACAGTTCCCGGAAGAGGTCAGGGCAGCCCTCATGGAAAAGACAGAGGGAGTTCCCCTCTTCGTTGAAGAAGTGACTAAAACCCTTCTGGATTTGGGTATCCTAAAACGGGAGAATGGAAGTTATCGCATGGTGAAGGGAATTACAGAGGTGAGCGTACCGGATACCATCCAGGGGATCATCATGGCCCGCTTAGACCGCCTGGGGGAGGATGGGAAACGTATCGTACAGCATGCTTCGGTGATCGGTCGGCAGTTTCTGGTACGTCTCCTGGAACGGATTTCCGGACTTACCAGTCAGCTGGAAGGGCTTCTGTCGGAATTGAAAGCCCTGGAAATCATCTATGAACAGGGATTCCTCACCGAGCCGGCCTATGTTTTCAAACATGCCGTAATTCAAGATGTGGCTTATAACAGTCTCTTAGTCAAGCGGCGGAAGGAACTCCATCGAGCGGTAGGATACGCCATCGAGGAATTATATCAAGACCGTCTGGAAGAGCATTATGAAGAGTTAGTTCATCATTTCTCCCAAGGGGAAGTCTGGGAGAAAGTCTTTCATTATGCCATTAAATCCGGAGGTAAAGCCAAGGTCATCTTCGCCAATCGAGAAGCCATCCATTTTTATACCTTGGCCCTGGAAGTCGCAAACCGATTAACTCTCCCACCGTCAAACGATCGGCTCATTAACTTATATGAGAACCGGGGGCAGGTTTATATCCTTTTGACGAATTACGAATCGGCTGTGGCGGATTTTGAAGCCATGCTGGAGCAGACTCGACACCTGGGGGACCGACATCGGGAAGGAGAAGCTCTTTGCCATTTGGCCCAAGCCCACTGGCTCCGATTCTCAGAAGCGGATCTGGGTCTTGTCCAACAGTACGCCCGGGAGGCCCAGGAAATCGCTCAGGAGACCGGAGATGACTTGATTCTAGCCCGAGGCCTCACCTCCCTCGCCCTTGTCGACCAGGCCCGGGGGCGGCTTTATGAAGGAGACAAAAAGTTCGAAAGATCCCTCGCCATCGCCCGAAATAAAGGTTATAAAGGGATTATGCCGGGTAATCTGGTTTGGATGGGTGCCCACGCCCAATGGCGAGGGGAATTTAGACGGGCTATTGAACTCTGCCAGGAAGGGGAACGTATCGCCCAGGAAGTCCATGACGGTTTTCAAGAACTTGCAGCCCTCTCCTTTCAGTGCCTGGCCCATGCCGGATTAGCGGAGTGGGATCTCGCCCTGGAGTGTCTAAACGAGGGAATGAAAAAAGCCAAGGAACGAAATAACAAGTTCATAATTGCTCGCCTGACCAATAGCCTGGGTTGGTTCTACAGCGAACTGGGAGACGTCGCCAGGGCAGTTGAGTACGATCAGATGGGCTATGAGCTGGGGCGTACCGCCAAAGTTTCCAATGCCGAAATCAGCTCCCTTATTAACCTGGGAATGGATTATATCCGTCTTGAACAACTCGATCGGGCTCGTACTTTAATGGAAGAAACGCTGGATCGGGTAGAACGCGAAGCCTTCGGCTCCCATCGCTGGCGGTGGAAAATCCGACTTTTAGTAGGATTGGGTCAATTGTGGAAGATGAAGCAAGAACCTGAGAAAGCCTTAAAACTCCTGAATCAAGGTCTTAAACTGGCTATAGATACGGGTTCTCGTAAGTATGTGACTGAAGCCAAAGGACTCCAGGGAGAGATCCTTCTGGCAAATGGACAGATAAAAGAAAGTTTCCGTGAACTTCAAGAAGCCTTAACCCTGGCTCAAGAGATGGCTTCCCCAACTCTCATTTGGCGCATTGCCCGATTACTGGGTCGGGCTTATATCCAACGCCATGATACAAATTCCGCCTCTGCCACTTATCAACTGGCCCTTAATACTATCACCACCCTGGCAGACCAGATCAGTAACAGGGAACTCCGGGAGGTTTTTCTTACTTCTTCGGAAGTAGCCTCTATTCGGGAGGATTTTATCCAGCTAGGAAAACAAGGGGCTTAA